The genomic window GTTGCCATTTGCCAAATTGAAGGGTGGCTGGGGTCGAACGAAGTGAGCCCCCAGCGAATCCCCTGGGGGCTCCGCTGCGCTACGACCCCAGCCACCCTTCCAAGGGCGCAAATGGTATCACCACCCGGGAGTCGGGGGGGCTTGCAGGGCGTCCGAATCGCCGTAAAATAAGGGGCTCGGCTGAGCAGGACGCCCCCGAGCCCCTTATTTGTCCCCGTTAGCAGTGAAGTTGATATGTCGCGCAGAAAAGTCAGCCGAGCGATTAAGAAAGACCCGTTGTGCGTCGACGGCGTCCGGCCCCGGCCGATGTTCGTCGATTACAAGGACCTCGATTTGCTCAGCAAGCTGACCAATCGCCACGGGCGGATCGTCAGCCGGCGCAAGACCGGTTGCCAGGCTGCCAGCCAGCATGCGGTCGCCAAGGCGATCAAGCGGGCTCGCTTCATGGCCCTGCTGCCGTACGTCGGCGCCTGAGCCGGACGCCTCCCCCCTGCCCCGGCGTCGGCTGCGGCAGAGTCGCGAGTCTTCGCGTTCGTCCCGCGTGCTCCAGGCCGGCGTCGCCTTGCGATCGAGCCTCCCCGCCATGAACCAACCCTTCCGAACGACGCGGATGGTTGAGTTCCATGACACCGACATGGCGGGGATCATGCACTTTGCGTCGTTCTTCTGCTACATGGAGTCGGCTGAGCACGAGTTGCTCCGCTCCTTGGGCCTCTCAGTCAATTCGATGTTCGAGGGGGCCCCGGTCAGCTTTCCCCGGGTTGCGGCCTCGTGCGAGTACCGCTCGCCCGCCCACTGCGAGGAGATCCTCGACGTCGAGGTCGGCGTGCAACGACTCGGCACGCGCAGCGTGACCTACTCGTTTCGCTTCACCCACGGCGACCGCGTGGTGGCCGAGGGGGCGATGACGAGCGTCTGCTGCTTCATGCGGCCCGGGCATCGGCCCCAATCGATGCCGATCCCGGCGGACGTCGTCGAGAAACTGGCGGCCTTCGTGGTTTCCGGCGACGCGTGAATCCCGCACAATGATCGCATGGCCGATCTCGTCGCCGAGCACCTGAAGAAGTCGTTTGCCGCTGCCGAGGGGGTCGCGCTCGACGTGCTGGCCGACGCGTCGCTGACGCTCTCCCGCGGCGAGTCCCTGGCCGTCACCGGCCCCAGCGGGTCGGGGAAGAGCACGCTGCTTTCGCTGCTGGGGACCCTCGATCGCCCCGATGCGGGGGAGTACCGCTTGGGGGATGAGCGTCCCTTCGCGCTCGCCGAGCCGGAGTTGGCCCGGTTTCGCAGCCGCTCGATCGGATTCGTGTTCCAGGACCACCACCTGCTGCCTCAATGCTCGGTGCTGGAGAACGTGCTCGTGCCGCTGTTGGCCGACGGCGTCGCCGGGCCGGCCGACGTCGAGCGGGCCCGCGAACTGCTCGTCCAGGTCGGCCTGGGCGAGCGTATCGCCCACCGACCGGCACAACTCTCGGGGGGCGAGCGTCAACGGGCAGCGATCGCCCGCGCCTTGGTGCGCAGGCCGCTGCTGGTGCTCGCCGACGAGCCGACCGGCAACCTCGACGGCGCGACCGCCGAGCGCGTCGCGGAACTGCTCGTGTCGCTGCAGCGCGAGCAGCAGGCGATGTTGATCGTCGTCACGCACAGCGCCGATCTGGCCGCAAAACTCGATCGCCGTTGCGAGCTCCGCGCCGGGCGATTGAGCGAGGCGTGAGCGGCACAGCCCCCGGCCGACGATCACTCGACGGCAAGCCTGTACGCCGTCACAGTCCCGCTGACCTCGTTGCAAACCAGCAGCAGCGGGGCGCCGCACGGGCTGTTCGCAGCGTCGATGAAGGCGAGACCTTCCGGGGCGACGTCGTACCCTTCTTCCCCATTCCCTTGCGGCGGCAGGTACTGGCTGAACGTCGGACGTTCGGGGTCGGTTGCCTCGTAGATCATCACTCCCCCGGCCCGCTCGAGTCCGACGCAGGCGAACCGGCGCCTTCCGACCGCGGCCAGCACCAATCCCTCCGGTTCGGGTCCGCTGTGCGGACTTCGCAAGTCGAGACGCTCGCCGGATCCGTCGGGACGATATCGCTCGGGAGTCTCGGCGCCGAGGATTCGCTCGAAGTCGCAGCCGCTGTCAAACACTTGCCGCAGCTCACCATCGGG from Pirellulales bacterium includes these protein-coding regions:
- a CDS encoding ABC transporter ATP-binding protein, translating into MADLVAEHLKKSFAAAEGVALDVLADASLTLSRGESLAVTGPSGSGKSTLLSLLGTLDRPDAGEYRLGDERPFALAEPELARFRSRSIGFVFQDHHLLPQCSVLENVLVPLLADGVAGPADVERARELLVQVGLGERIAHRPAQLSGGERQRAAIARALVRRPLLVLADEPTGNLDGATAERVAELLVSLQREQQAMLIVVTHSADLAAKLDRRCELRAGRLSEA
- a CDS encoding acyl-CoA thioesterase yields the protein MNQPFRTTRMVEFHDTDMAGIMHFASFFCYMESAEHELLRSLGLSVNSMFEGAPVSFPRVAASCEYRSPAHCEEILDVEVGVQRLGTRSVTYSFRFTHGDRVVAEGAMTSVCCFMRPGHRPQSMPIPADVVEKLAAFVVSGDA
- the rpsR gene encoding 30S ribosomal protein S18 — its product is MSRRKVSRAIKKDPLCVDGVRPRPMFVDYKDLDLLSKLTNRHGRIVSRRKTGCQAASQHAVAKAIKRARFMALLPYVGA